The nucleotide sequence tcgagtatattttctatcgaaattaacccttatatttttcggtacaaatagtctaaaaattaatataattcctattaaattcagcacattaaactaaaattgagtatattttgaggtgaaaaaagaatcgtactcaatttgatagaaaatatactagattctaagttaatatactcaatttaagaagatttatactgatttttagactttttgtacctaaaaatatcatggacaATTAGATAAAAATGTTTGACTggggagtgaaaataaaaattttcatgaatgAAAACTGTATATAAAACTTTGTTTTCTAATATGGACTGTACTTAAAATTACCCCTAAAGATTTGCTCAACTATTCTTTATCAACTTTGCATGCATGATACAGTTACTGCAGGCTCCGGTACAAAACTTGTACTTGTTTCAGGTTCGTTTTCAGCTTTTTAATAATTACCTGATAAACCAGTATATATTATTGTTTTTGGCATAACTTTCAATGGAAGTAAGATTATTTATACAGATGATGATATTATTCTAGTAAGTTTAGACCTTCAGTTGTTTTTCAGTTTAACAATCATTTTTTATATCATTTTTTGCTGTTTCTTTAAGTGTTGTGACATTAACATTATATGAATTTGTTCTATAAGACTATGTTTGATTAGGCGTAATGTAATCTAACTCGTAATGTAACCtaatttgtaatgtaatataattttaattacattattatatttgataatataatGTATATAATCTTTAATTATAAGGGTGAttatattcttttatttgacgtctaatattttttataagaaatacaattcatattattataaaataataaaaatatcctaCAATCTCTGTCGGAGGTGATGACCGACGGTAGTGGCCACCGCACCTCTGCCGAAGCTAGAGGTGGCGACCGATGGTGCCCGGAGGTGGTGGTAGTCGACGGTGGGGACAGCGATGTCGGTGACCGGCGGTGGCGGCTGGAGATCGGTGACGGTGGCCGATGGCCGTGGCCGACGATTCTCGGAGGTGGCGGTCGACGACAGCACCTGGAGGCAACGGCTCGACGCTCGGAGGCGGCAATCAACCGCTGACGCTAGGAGACGGTGGCCGACCGGTGACGGTGCCAAGAGGAGGCGGCCGACCAGCTACGGTGCCCAGAGGCAGCGGTCGACGACCGATAACCTGAGGTAGCCGATGGCCTACAACGGTCAGCACCCGGTAGCGGCTGACACCCAGAGGCTGCAATGCTCGAAGGCAACACCAAGTGGTCGGTGCCCAGAGGCGGTGCCAGGCAGACGACAACGATGAAAGCAACGCCAATGAccgattgattttgaaaatgaattagaagtatatttgacatttaaattttaattaaactatGATATCTTAATGTAATCAGATTAATTGATATTGACCttgtaatttaaattataaaattttattttatttaataattcagATTATATTATGGTACAGTTTAAAACTGTACCATAACTGTACCAACTAAAgtaataaatattataatataatcttAATTATACTACCAACTAGATTACATCATACACGTAGCCTAAGTGCCTAGGTGATATAAGTGCCTAGGTGATATGCATTGGATATTATAGAAAACTATTCTTAGAATTCTCTACTTAGATTGCCTCACTATGTTGTGACGCTTTAAAATTTTCATATACACGAgataaataccaaagtagtggCAATCTAAGGCGTCTAAAAAAGAAATGGTACTTGCTACTTGATTGACTAAGTGAGATATGAATTGGAGATATATAAATTAGGGGAAGTTAGGGGTCAACACACCTAGTAGTGTCCAAGAGTCTTCTTTGGGTCAGCGTCAGCTTCCACgactaagtcaaacttgacctagccTAGGATTTAACTTCTAGTGATGTTTGACTGGTTATTACCTGCGCAATGCATTCAACTAGTACATTTAAATTTGCGCGCTTCACCTGTTCCTCCATCACTGGTATATGTgcataatagaagatcacaactTGAGGCCCTTTATGTAAATCTAATCTGCATTTGATGTATTTTTTGTTTGCTCCCTTGCTTATTTATCATACTATAATTGTGTTTCCGAATCAAATATACACTTAACATATTTGCCACAAATTGTATTCCAATATCTCCATAATTTGCTTAAATTGCAAACAAAGACCAGCACAATGGATGAAAGTATTTATAACTTATCTAGTGCAGAATTATTCGAGTCACAGCAGTGTGCTTTAGAAGATCATGAAGTCCATGAGGACGAATGGTATGCACCCACAGTCTGCCAAGGAATGGACATTGATGAACTTTTAGTCTTCAAGAGGGAAATCTCTGTTTCTTCTAACAAAACTTCAATGCTTTATGAGTTGTATGTGTTTTTGCTCTCCTTTCTGTACTTGTCAATGTTAGCTGAAGGAAATTAGGTCTGGCTATCTTCCTTCATCCCACCCAGGGATGTTATTCGTAGCCTCGTTTACCATCCTCACCAGTGTTACCTGTACCGAGTATTCAATATTGTGATCTAGCTAGCAAGCTGAAGAATGACAAGGTTGGTACTTCTAATGCATATAACAAGAGTACTCTCCTACAAGGCAAGTTGCATAAGTAAACACAATGAACTGACAGTGGCCACATTCATGGAGAAAGAAAAGGGGAATATAAAgagaaaaactaatttttgagTGTTTATCCAAGGTTTGGCATTATCCCAGCAACCacaagctataaaaggaaagaacaAAAGTGCAATGGCAGCTAATGGTTATATCGTGGATGCTACAGTGAAGAATGGCTGACCATGTTTAGCAATATAATACTTCAGTCTTCTTCCAGTCGCTTCATTGAGCCAGTGCTACCTTTAAAGCAGCTAAGTCCTGCTTTAACTTATCCTTTTGGTTCCATTAGTATTTCCtattttaatgttttaaatttaacaTCTGTAACTTGTCCAAACTTATAGCCCTTATTCATTTGAAAAGCCAATATCATTTAGGACCTAGTAACTCTATACAGAAACTCCATACTTTGTTTCTTAAATATGCTCATTTAGATCATGGGAAAAAAATGGTTGAAGTGATAATATACTTCTGGGTCTGCCTAAATGCTAGGAAACAAATATATGTCGCTACATTTTGACACCAATTCACATTTAATAAATCTCAAAGGTGTCAAAAGATGATGAtaagtatttttatttattttcaatttttaaattctattttctagaaaaataaaatgaaaataatttgATTTCCCCACAAAACAAACACGGTTCAGACACTAATGTTAAAAATGAGTAGTGTTACCATCTTGCCTAAGCCTCCATCACCCTTTTTTTTTCCCCTAATAGACAACTTCCACTATAATGATCCACCTAAATGAAAGAACTAATCTATTAACATGTCACACTGGCCAAAATGTATGAGCCCAACTTAATGATAGCTTCCCTATCTAggctttataaattttatttatttaactcacAATTCGCTTTGTAAAACTAGATTAGGGAATCATAATTCCCCATTTAAGGCTTGACATCCTCGGCAAGATCTAACTCCTAATCATAATCTAGAATCGCCCCTAATTAATTGCTATGGGAGGTTCCTTAGTGGTGCCCTGCTATCATATGAACAGCTATTTCCAACACAACAAGCCTAAGATTAGGCCTCCTAAGATACTAATTGTCACAAATCACTAGCCCAAAATGATTAGCCGAGATGCTCTTCATTAGCATCCAACTCACACTATTGTATTAAACTAAGGGTTTTACATCAACTACGTGAACCTAGACTACTTTAAGATAAGCTAATTGGTTCTGTAGGAGTTTTAGCATGGATTATTATTTCTAGCTCATGCATGTTATTAGTTCTCTCCGTTTCACTTTTAGCTTCTTCCAGAAACATGGGACTTCTGAACTAGTTAAAATTTCTTGCAAGGAAAAAAATTCAGCTTCCATGCTCACTTTAATGATTTCAAAGTTGTCTTTTTGCTTTATATAATCAAATTCATGAATAAATCTCCTATGATTTAATATTTAGTAGGATTAAACAGATGCTGGAGTCTCCAGCAGAAAAGAATCATATTTAAATGTGGAGTACCCAATAACCATTATATCTGAGATCCTATGAAACAATTTTCTGCTTTCCATATTTGTTATTGCTGATGAAGTACAGATCATTATATTTGAGGTCCTAtgaggaaatatattttaaacaagttgattaGGAGAAGCACGTTAACCATTTCTTATTTTCCGGTGTGACTGGAATAGGAATAAATCTGCATGACAGTATAGCCACTTGTGAATTTGATACATAATTAGATTCTTCCTTTATTTTGTAATACTACTTGACACCAAATAAGTTGATTCTCAAAATAGGAGCCATCAGTCATCAAATTATGGTTACGTACTATAAGCATCCTTCTCATGTTCCAGGCACTATGGATGTCAAGCTATATCCATTTCTATGCTATTACTTCCCCATTGTTCCTCTGTGTTAAAAGTCAACAAACAGCAGCTCAAATTGGTATAAGTTCACACTCAAAATTAAAGTGAGCTTAATAGCCCCAGCTATTCAGATTCAACATTCATCTTCCTTATATTtccattctttttctttttatcacACCATTTCTTTATTGCAACAAACTTAGAATCAGGAATGTTAGAGCAGAGGGTCACTAGGCAATCAAGATACTTTAGGGTTGGAAGTGCAAAGTCATGAGTATTTGTGGATGAGTAAAAGAAGAAATACTATAACTGACTTATGCTTATAAATAGCATGCAACTTATCCATTGAGATGATAATTTCATATAACTACAGAAAAGGATAACATCTAGTTGTCAATCCAGGCTACCCTGCTAAGAGCAATTATGTCCTTTTCATGGCAAGGATAAAGACTAAGGTGACGTTTGGTTTATACGTTTGGGAATGAGAGAATGGATTtattcccaaaccttgtgtttggttgatgagaatggaatcaagattttggaatgaaacccaaaaacttgggtatggatgaaacccatcccctcccttgggttttgatggaatacgaatataaattaagttttagacaaaaatacccttagtatatttgttcaattttttttaatttcacactcTATTTCCTTGTTCTGTCTCataatattttctctcttcttattttatcatcatactttctctctcaatatactttctctctcctcattctctctcatcacacattctctaccatcttctctctatattctctcccatcatatactctctctcctcattttcttccatcacactttctctcccattacactctttctccttattttttcattatactttctctctcatcgtactttctctctcctcaatctctcttagcatactctctcttctcattttctttcattacagtttctctctcttcattctctctcatcacactctctctttattttctctaattacactttctctctcagcacactttttctctcaacatattttctctctcctcagcctctcattttctctcatcatactttctctctcttcattttttcccattactctttctctctcaacctactttctctctcatcatactttatctctcctcACTTTTCATTTCCTCTcataatattttctctctcttcgttttttccatcactctttctctcccagcatactttctctctcctcagtctctcattttctctcatcatagttcattttttccatcactctttctctctcctcagtctctcattttctctcatcatagtttctctctcttcattttttcccatcactctttctctctcaactcactttctctctcatcatactttctctctcctcactctttcattttatctcataatactttctctctcttcatttttcccaacatattttctctctgatcacactttctctctcatcattttctctcatcatatgtttctctcacattcaactttctctcccatctatttttttcttttattttcctgtaagggtaaaaaagaaaatttaggttcattctgattgaaaatatttaactaaccaaacatcatttttaagaatgatacccaagctcatacccattcccattccataatactatgatactcattctcattctgattcctaggagagaatcaAACGCCTCCTAAGTGTTACCATAACTAGGAGAAGAACTATAGAGATTCACATTTATTACTTCAAATAGAAGCTATGCtggaattttataaaataaacacaTGGGATAAGAGAAAGTAAAAAATTAAGATCATTCTAGTGTAAATATTGTTAAGCAACAATCACTATGAAAGAGAAAAAATGGATGGCCatgtcttggctatggcatatcAACTACAACCAAAGATGTGTGATGTTCCTGGATGAGTAAATATCTCAATCATTTACAATATAGTTTCCAGTCTCATAATCCAACCTGTCGAAAATCTAGTAATTGTCTGGAGTCTCCTTGATATAACTCAAAATTGTCAGACTGCCTACATTATATCATGTGCATACTCACAAATGCACACATACTAACGATAAGTACTGGAAAGCTCTGTATAGCGACCATTATTACCTAAATAAGCATATCAATTGCCCCAGCAGATTCATAATGTTTTTCTTTTGCTACTCTGTATTGGATTTTATAGTTCAATTTTAAGATGCTCTTTTTTGCTATTGTGTCATGTGCATATTCACAGATGCACACATACTAACAATATAAGTAGTAGAAAGCTCCATATAGCAACCACTATTACCTAAATAAGCATATCAATTGTCCCAGCAGATTCTTAATGTTTCCCTTTTGCTACTCTATAttggatttcaaatttttagatGCTCTTTTTTGCTATTGTGCTAAGTAGCTATCTGCTCATTTTAAGCTCGTCTTTCTGCTCATTCCGCTGCTTCAGGAAATTGAGCACATCACTCCATCATTTATCACATGTAATCAGTTGTCCTAATATAAAGTTTCACACTTTTTGATAGAATCTGCAGTGTACACTCATTTCCAATATGTTTACTGTGGAACTACATCACAAAACGTGTTCAAGGCCAATCGTATTGTTTTCCAAAAACAATATGGTCTAAAAAGGAACTGCACATTGATGAATACCTTGAGGTAATAGAGCAAACATGCCCAAGGTTTCATCTCAATGATTTCCCACTTGATTCTAGAAGACTTCAAATCAAGCAAAAAAAATCGGGATCACCAAAAAAAGCTCCTAATAATTAGTAATACATGTTCATGGATGGGAATGAGCATGCTTTCCAGACAGTACATGGTTGCACCATTCAGTTCCTCCCAAAATACAATGTCAACCAGCAACACCATAAATTGACAAGAACACAAATCCAAGGCATGAACCTTTCAATTTTTCCCTTCACAACCtattatatgatatttttttttaattttatttttagttttaacttttaattttcattttttggGGAATGTAGTTTGTGAATATGAGATTTTATGCCAAGATCACGGATATGTTACACAAGGTTTTTACAAGCTCAGCTAGTCAGATAACCAACACATCCACCCATTTTGCAAGAACTATAAATCTTATCCTGCCACTAATCTCCAGAGTTCAGATCATGCGGGCCCATAGAAACTCAGATAAGAATTCACAAGTTAACAGATTCATTTCCACTAAATTGCATGGGGTCCATATGCTTCTGAGATTAGATTAATCATTAATGTTTGCTTATTGCATATTCATAaccaaaatagttttaaaattttatctaaaCGTCATCTTGGCAATAATGCATTTAGAAACAATGAAGGTATGAGAGCTTACAAGAGATGAAGAGTAAACTATCATAAGTGTTCATAACTAAATGAAAGGAATGCCACTTTTTGCTATATAACTGTACAAGGATTTGAAATACTAATATATTTGGAATGGCATATAACTGTATAAGGATTTGACATACTAATAGATTCTTTAAGAACATAAAATATCCTAGGTAAATGAAAGAACAAGGAAACTCTAAACCAAGCAAAAGTATACACTAGTCcaacattttgttttttttttctttttgaaaattccaAAATAGAAGACACTTAGATAGGCCAATAATTACATCTTCGAATCGCAAATAGTAAAGTTATGATAGTAACACCAAAAGAACAACGTCTAGTGAATGTGAGTACATACCACACTTTCAGGAACTCCTGCCGGGGGTAAAGCTAGGTTCCTTGGTGGTGGACCACGAAGATATAATCTTTTGTCAAAGCGCCATTCTCCAATTTTACCATAAGTTAGTTCACCCTGGCATTGTACATGAAACAATGAGTATGAAAACAGATCTACTAAGTACACAAACAAGCATTGCCATAACTCATATCCATCTTCATGGTAAGGAACGACACGTATAAATTGTCATGAGGAAAATATGTATATATGAATTGGCATAGAAAATTACCTTCAATGTATAGTCACATCCATAAGTAAAATGTAAAATGTAAGTGTTCCCCAACTTCAAATCCCAAGGGGGCTGTAGTCAAACAACTCGAAAGTAGTATTACAATATAAATAACATAGATATACTTTTTTATATACaatagcaaatataataacacaCAAAGAAGAGAAAGAATGAGGAAATACTTGTATCATGAAATTTTTATGAAGAACATGTTGCACACCATGCAATGCACTTGCAATGGCATAAGCATACCTATTTTAGAGCTTAAAAGGAATTAGAATATCAACACCAATCAAAATCTATtactaaattataaaatataacaTATTAGGACTCACATTTCCAACACCCATCCAAAAGCTTTGTCGGTCTCTGGATCCTCTTTCATATTCAAAGAAATGTTCATCCAAGTAGGAGCAATCTTCTCTAGTATGGACTGAGTGAGACAAACAGGGATGAAAAACTTGTTAGATTGTTCCAAGAAGATTGTTGAAGAAGAATTTAACATACAATAAATGGCACAAATATCGAGTTCAAAAGAAGATTGTTGAAGCATAAGCGTCTGTGTAAAACATAAATACATGTTACAAAAACTGATGAACAAATGAGTCATGACTTACCTTTTTAATTATCACAGGGGAATTGCCAATAGGGTCAATGTTAGTTACAGGACCTTTTTCTTCTGGAAAAAACTTCCTCACAATCTCTACATGTTCGGTTGGTTTAATGTAGAAGAATGGAAAGCCTGCAGGATAATCTTCACGAGCCAAGTTTGGCAATGGTTTGACAAAAATATGATCTGGTTCTGCCATTAATATATACCTGCAGTTTTTCACATTCAACGCAGATAGCTCTTTTTTCTCATAAAGTAACCAAGATAAAGTCAATGGCACAATGTTCTAAAGGGAAAATAGATTACTCCTCCTCGATAGTTGCTTTGTCCAGCCATTGCACAAAGGCCCAAGGTCTGTTTAGGACAATGTACCCCTAGAACCACATCAATGAAGCAGTAAGAAATTATATTCTTCATTGGAAAAAAATTTGCAAAAAATTGTACACAAGAACACATTCAGAGTGATTAAAGCAATACAAGAGCAGCCATAATTAGTTCAATAGAGAAGAAGTTACAGCCATTCATCAGATACTGTTAGACAAGTAGCATTTTACGGTGAATGAGACTGTTGTGTACATGATTTccagttgaaaattttatttgattttaaaacaaCTATAATTACATCAATGGCAAATTTGCAATCAGCCaagtgaaaaaaataataataataaagagctAGCAACTATTTGCCAGTGGCACTTAGCATGCCATTCTTTGAACACCTCTTGAAGATGAACTGCAAATAAACTTGAGAAGTTTTTGTAAGTCCTCTATATATTGCATATGAGTAAGTTATGTGGGACAGATTTTGCATAAAACAACCACAAGTAACTTAGGATTCTTAACAAATCACTACATGCGCAagtcttttatttttagttaccacataggaaattaagaaaagaaaaacaggTTAACATAGGCAAACCAAATTTTAACAACAAATGGTTTTATATAGACATAGTTCTGAAAGGTCTAGGATATTTCACCAACGGGCCACTTTTGTTAAAAAGTAGATTAGGGGGACCGCTTAGGTACTCTTGGTTGCCAAACAGTCCGCCAAAGCAGTTTAGATGGGTCTAGTTGTTGTTGTGTATTTAGTGTTTCCTTATCAATTATAGCTTCATTTgtgattttaaacttattttgatTATTAAAAATACAGGTTTCATATATAATCAAATTTTAgtcattcttaatttaatttactgATTTTCATTAGTTTAATATTACTTTAACGAAGATAAGCCTGCCCACCTACCTATTGCCTACAAGATCATCTACCAATCTTTGTATATGGGGAATTGCACTAATAAATTCTATGATTGGTCATTCAAACATGTTTTAAGGCATGCAAGCTAAACAAACATTGTAGAATAATGAAAGTGACAGgaacaaagaaaataaattaaaccATTAGAAAAATCTTACCCGATCCACACCGTCTGGGAGTGGATCCACAACAAAAGTTGGGATCTCATCCATCAGGCTATCAGGCTTCCCAGAGTGGAGCACCCTGGTGAACCCTCCCATCTCCGACCCCTCGCCGTCCTTCATCCTCTTGTACCAGTAGTACATTATCCGGCACTGCCACCTGCTATATGCCGCATCAGTCGCAGTCACCACAACGTGAAACAGATGCCTCTGAACGCCCAATCGCCTAATCTTAGGCATCTCCGTGCCTAAATCGTCAACAGGAAGCTTGTTCACGGACTCTCGCTGCTGGTAATGGATGACCATCGTCACCAGATTATAGGTAGCGACGAAAAATCCAAACCCCAGCAGCAGCAAGAACAATGGAGACGCCTTGCTGATGTTCCTCCTCCCAATCATCCTTATCAAAAACCGATCTTTCCTCGCTGCTGAGATCCAACTCACCGAATTCCAAATTCCCAAGCTTTAAAGATCAGCAGCCGCCCACGAACTccattaaaaactttaaaaacaaaactACAGTCCAACAGAAGGCGGCCAAGAAGGGGGGGTGGGGGGCTAGATCAGCAGCACATAAAATAAATACAATGTGATTCAGAAACACACAAGCCAGGCAaatcattggcttgagaaggaTTAAGAACTGAAAAAAAGAAGGGGCGGAAAGGAAGCAAAGCAATGACGAAGTTACCTGCGGACGGAGGTGGGCGGCCTGCGATGGGAAAGCACCAAGTAGTGGGGATTATGCTTGAAAATTACTTGCCTCCGGAGGCATTTCGGGCGGAGAGAGAAAATCTGTGAGGTTCTTGGAAGCTAAGAAATCAACGATTGATGAGTATTTGTAGACGGGGAGACGGAGCACGCGGTGGCGACGTGAGGGAGAAGGATCGCAGAGGAACGAGCGAGGAGGTGCGCGAAGTCGACAGGTTCCGGTCAGCCGAACGGAAAGAGGAAGGATGGTGTGATGGGATGGCCGTGGCCATACAGGATACAAAAATATTAGCCAATTACGTCGGAAGATGGAACCCGACGAtgatgaaaagaaataaacaatTCTCCGTATTCGTACGCGAAACGATACACCCGCTTTCATAGCCGGAGAAGAGGGAAGTGGGGTCAGAAGATGTCCTCAGTGGTTTTTCACTTTCCCATGTGAATTTATTgaagcttttttttttaaaataatatcttatttttatttattatcaaaatagcaTCATGTCTTTATCTCACTtcaatctatttttattttcaaaaatatttttatttgacaATGATAATACAATTATAAATCATAATTACTTGGTCTTCCTAAACATAAAATTCaccttaaatttaataaaaaaaataagtttaacatcaattattttattcattctctaaatttaaattttataaatagtacttctttaaattaaaaaaaataaaattcattctttaaatattaaaataccaTTAAtttaggaaagagaaaaaaaataaaaggaatgaaTTGAATAATGAAAAAGTAGATATTATATGgggagagaaaaataataataaaataaatataataaaaattttagaatAGTTTATCCAATGTATAATGAAagataattatctaaatttaataaagtggatAATTTAtctgaatttgaaaaaaaatatcagataaattgatgtaaatattttcatcaatattaatattatattatgacAATTAAATAATTATAGCTGCTAAATAATTATAACAACTAGGTAATTGAGAGTGGGTTTGATAAAATAAATCGAATGGAATTGAGGTGttatttgataataaataaaaaagtaaGTCTTTTTACTATTACAATAAAAAAGGATATAAAAAAAGTTCATCCCTTTAATTTTTCTCAAAACATCATATATCAATTAGTATTTATGGGTAAGCattcttaatttttattttagttaTAGAATATCACTTTTATAATAAAATagtgtttttatttatattttcattttaaaatattcatatttttatgttattatagCATATTAAagataattattttaattcaaaataattaatgtatactatttttattaaaatattttttattaaattaatcaagattaatttaaaatgataaaaacacTATCCATAAAGATAAATCATTTAGAAATCTAATATCCCATAATTACTTATTAcatttgggaaaaaaaaatcctattcaATTAGTAGGGATCTATATACCTAAATGTGACACCCTTGCACCGTAGCTTGGGACAAATACTGTcgcccccacgggcgggatcaaccggttatgacatggtattcttgcaacatgggtcgggaggtcgaaggtctgcggcagcaattacgataacatcaatatctgtccgtgctaaacaccttcgaccgccatgtcatcgccgggcccgtattcaccgtgatttactccctctcatactcgtggggcaggggtgagggggccgctgggcggcgggacccgccttttgcaACTTGGGACAAATACTGTCATATCACAGTATGTAGTTACTTGTGCTTATTAACTAGCTAGTACAAtcgtttttttaattattttaaaataattttaattaagttaataaaaaattaaacgaatttattttaatatattataacaattacTCTATGTTTGGTATAACAGTATTCGAATAAAAATATTAACAAATGATAAAATGCGGTgttctaatttttaaattaacatCTGAtgaatttttatttgtttttaagtGATTTATTTTGTCTGGTAGTAAAGaagaatatatataattataaataaaaatcagTGTTACGTGCATTATTCAGGAAGGGATGAGGATGGCTACGTAAATTAAAAGAGAAGAAAGGGAGGATAAAGCCTTAACATTCACGCTTTGAATATATAATTGATGGGTTCCAGGAAaggtcattttttttttttgaagaaaaatattcttcaaaataaattttacgtGGAGTGCACTCCACCATTAAGGCTTAGGCTACCAGACTTAGGTCTAAAATCTCAATAAATTGGGACcatgatttttaa is from Zingiber officinale cultivar Zhangliang chromosome 7B, Zo_v1.1, whole genome shotgun sequence and encodes:
- the LOC122006210 gene encoding hydroxyproline O-arabinosyltransferase NOD3-like, with product MIGRRNISKASPLFLLLLGFGFFVATYNLVTMVIHYQQRESVNKLPVDDLGTEMPKIRRLGVQRHLFHVVVTATDAAYSRWQCRIMYYWYKRMKDGEGSEMGGFTRVLHSGKPDSLMDEIPTFVVDPLPDGVDRGYIVLNRPWAFVQWLDKATIEEEYILMAEPDHIFVKPLPNLAREDYPAGFPFFYIKPTEHVEIVRKFFPEEKGPVTNIDPIGNSPVIIKKSILEKIAPTWMNISLNMKEDPETDKAFGWVLEMYAYAIASALHGVQHVLHKNFMIQPPWDLKLGNTYILHFTYGCDYTLKGELTYGKIGEWRFDKRLYLRGPPPRNLALPPAGVPESVVTLVRMVNEATNNIPGWDEGR